The following are encoded together in the Lactuca sativa cultivar Salinas chromosome 1, Lsat_Salinas_v11, whole genome shotgun sequence genome:
- the LOC111911013 gene encoding uncharacterized protein LOC111911013 — MALSKQGIILPSTTCCQCNLVEETSDHALIRCSFARKVMTWILKWCNITIVNFHTVNEVLDYASNWGNCPKKKKRLLGICYGTLWGIWKARNERLFNNQLMCALKVVNIIQSITFLWFRHRGDGGGLNWTKWNVLPFNSLQWFFLYLF, encoded by the coding sequence ATGGCACTCTCTAAGCAGGGGATAATCTTACCATCCACTACGTGCTGCCAATGCAACCTGGTGGAGGAAACCTCTGATCATGCATTGATACGGTGCTCTTTTGCAAGAAAGGTCATGACATGGATACTCAAATGGTGTAACATTACAATTGTTAACTTCCACACGGTGAACGAGGTTCTAGATTATGCATCCAATTGGGGAAACTgtccaaagaaaaagaaaaggctgCTAGGAATCTGCTATGGAACATTATGGGGTATCTGGAAAGCAAGAAATGAAAGACTGTTCAATAACCAATTGATGTGTGCTTTGAAAGTGGTGAACATAATCCAATCAATAACTTTCCTTTGGTTCAGGCACAGAGGCGATGGTGGTGGTTTAAATTGGACGAAATGGAATGTTCTTCCCTTCAATTCGTTACAATGGTTCTTTTTGTATTTGTTTTGA